From a region of the Flavobacterium sediminilitoris genome:
- a CDS encoding arsenate reductase family protein: MNTIYYLASCDTCRKIIKSLPKDAKLKYHDIKQDPLTEKEIDEMYNLCGSYEALFSKRAQLYKQLGLKDKNLTEVDFKKYLLEHYTFLSRPVFIIDDKIYIGNSQKVINEVISALS, encoded by the coding sequence ATGAATACTATTTACTATTTAGCTTCCTGTGATACTTGTAGAAAAATTATAAAATCTTTACCTAAAGATGCTAAGCTTAAGTATCATGACATAAAACAAGATCCTTTAACAGAAAAAGAAATTGATGAAATGTACAATCTTTGTGGAAGTTATGAAGCACTTTTTAGTAAAAGAGCCCAATTGTACAAACAACTAGGATTAAAAGATAAAAACTTAACAGAGGTTGATTTTAAAAAATATCTTTTAGAACATTATACTTTTTTAAGTCGACCTGTTTTTATCATTGATGATAAAATATACATTGGAAATAGTCAAAAAGTAATTAACGAAGTGATTTCTGCTTTAAGCTAA
- a CDS encoding DMT family transporter yields MSKRNWALIGATFVSIIYGATFTVAKDVMPIYVAPFGLILIRVLGASILFWIISIFGPNEKIALSDFPRIMAAAFFGVAFNQLTFFKGLSYTSPISASVLMVTAPIIVLILSAIIIKEKIELKKVLGIIIGLTGATILILYGKSIHNNSNAGFGNFLVFLNAFSYGVYLILIKKLITKYDALSFIKWIYTFGLLYVIPFGYEEFSQIEWQTIPTTIYFKIGYLVFFTTFLAYLINLMAMRHLKPTTLSVFIYLQPLFATLFAISLEKDELNPVKLTSAVLIFIGVYLVTQKKRTPTL; encoded by the coding sequence ATGTCTAAAAGAAATTGGGCATTAATAGGAGCTACTTTTGTTTCTATAATATATGGCGCTACTTTCACAGTTGCCAAAGACGTTATGCCTATTTATGTGGCTCCTTTTGGGCTAATTTTAATTAGGGTTTTAGGCGCTAGTATTTTATTTTGGATTATTTCAATTTTTGGACCAAATGAAAAAATCGCATTATCCGATTTCCCTAGAATAATGGCTGCTGCTTTTTTTGGAGTTGCTTTTAACCAACTTACTTTTTTTAAAGGACTTAGTTATACGTCTCCTATTAGCGCTTCTGTTTTAATGGTTACAGCTCCAATAATAGTTTTAATACTATCTGCTATTATAATTAAAGAAAAAATTGAATTAAAAAAAGTCCTTGGAATTATAATAGGTCTTACAGGAGCAACAATTTTGATATTATACGGAAAATCGATTCATAATAATTCAAATGCGGGCTTTGGAAATTTTTTAGTATTTCTTAATGCATTTTCTTACGGAGTTTATCTTATTTTGATTAAGAAACTAATAACCAAATATGATGCACTTTCTTTTATAAAATGGATTTATACTTTTGGACTTCTCTATGTAATTCCTTTTGGTTATGAAGAATTTTCTCAAATTGAATGGCAAACTATTCCAACAACTATTTATTTTAAAATAGGCTATCTTGTTTTCTTCACAACTTTTTTAGCTTATTTAATAAACTTAATGGCAATGCGTCATTTGAAACCAACAACACTTTCTGTTTTTATTTATTTACAACCATTATTTGCAACTCTTTTTGCAATTAGCTTAGAAAAAGACGAATTAAACCCTGTTAAATTAACCTCAGCAGTATTGATTTTTATTGGTGTATATTTAGTAACCCAGAAAAAAAGGACTCCTACTTTGTAA
- a CDS encoding DinB family protein, with protein sequence METTFQIWDTSRRIYLNFLDTYSLEQLNKVPEGFSNNLIWNIAHVIVSQQKLVYTLSGLPVNISQQMIEKYQNGTKPQEFVSNEEVLEIKKMLFSTLEKTMLDFNAGIFNTFNPYQTKTGFHIANLQNAFEFNNYHEGIHLGIMMQIKKFV encoded by the coding sequence ATGGAGACAACTTTTCAAATTTGGGATACAAGCAGAAGAATTTATTTAAATTTCTTAGACACATATTCACTAGAACAATTAAATAAAGTTCCTGAAGGATTTAGTAATAATTTAATATGGAATATTGCTCATGTTATAGTTTCTCAGCAAAAATTAGTTTATACACTATCTGGATTGCCAGTAAATATTTCTCAGCAAATGATTGAAAAGTATCAGAATGGTACAAAACCTCAAGAATTTGTTTCAAATGAAGAAGTATTAGAAATCAAAAAAATGTTGTTTTCGACTTTAGAAAAAACAATGTTGGATTTTAATGCTGGTATTTTTAATACCTTTAATCCTTATCAAACCAAAACAGGATTTCATATAGCAAATCTTCAAAATGCATTTGAATTTAATAATTATCATGAAGGCATTCATCTTGGAATTATGATGCAAATTAAAAAGTTTGTATAA
- the gmk gene encoding guanylate kinase, whose product MKKGKLFVFSAPSGSGKTTIVRHLLGKEDLNLEFSISCATREPRGQEIDGTDYYFISWETFKQHIKDEDFIEWEEVYTNNFYGTLKSEVERIWALGKHVIFDIDVVGGLRIKHKFPEETLAVFVKPPSVDELKRRLKLRSTESEDKINMRIAKASVELATAPQFDKIIKNYDLDTAKEEAYQLVKEFIGK is encoded by the coding sequence ATGAAGAAAGGTAAATTATTTGTGTTTTCTGCGCCTTCTGGTTCTGGTAAAACAACAATAGTACGACACTTATTAGGAAAAGAAGATTTAAATTTAGAATTCTCCATTTCATGTGCTACACGTGAGCCTAGAGGTCAAGAAATAGATGGAACAGATTATTATTTTATTTCTTGGGAAACATTTAAACAGCATATTAAAGACGAAGATTTTATTGAATGGGAAGAAGTTTATACCAATAATTTCTATGGCACCTTAAAATCCGAAGTAGAACGCATTTGGGCCTTAGGCAAACATGTTATTTTTGATATTGATGTTGTAGGCGGTTTGCGAATTAAGCATAAATTTCCTGAAGAAACGTTAGCCGTTTTTGTAAAACCACCAAGTGTAGACGAATTAAAACGCAGATTAAAATTACGATCTACTGAAAGCGAAGACAAAATCAATATGCGTATCGCTAAAGCTTCTGTCGAATTAGCCACTGCTCCTCAATTTGATAAAATTATTAAAAATTACGATTTAGATACTGCTAAAGAAGAAGCTTATCAGTTGGTGAAGGAGTTTATTGGGAAATAG
- a CDS encoding nicotinate phosphoribosyltransferase, which translates to MNPLLLTDGYKVDHRRQYPVGTTLVYSNWTPRKSRIEGIDEVVFFGLQYFIKKYILEDFQTHFFNKPKEEVAKKYARRINNYLGENQVGIQHIEDLHDLGYIPMVFKALPEGVSVPIRTPMFTMYNTKPEFFWLTNYFETLLSAVVWMPCNSATIAKQYRKVLDKYANETSSITEFVDWQAHDFSMRGMAGIEAAVISAAGHLLSFTGTDTIPAIEFLEEYYNANSDKELIGGSVAATEHSVMCMGTTEGEYDTFKRLICEVYPKGIVSIVSDTWDLWKVLTDYLPKLKEEIVSREGKVVIRPDSGDPILILCGNPKGKSEQERKGVVELLWDTFGGTTNEKGYKELIPQIGAIYGDSITIERATQICEELKKKGFASTNVVLGIGSFTYQYNTRDTFGFAMKATYGEVNGEGRAIFKDPITDDGTKKSAKGLMKIDLINGNYTLTDNVSWNEEQQGEMKEVFRDGKLLIDHPLEDIRKRVR; encoded by the coding sequence ATGAACCCATTACTATTAACCGACGGTTACAAAGTAGATCACAGAAGACAATATCCAGTTGGAACAACCTTAGTTTATTCCAACTGGACACCAAGAAAATCAAGGATTGAAGGTATTGATGAGGTTGTTTTCTTCGGTTTACAATATTTTATCAAAAAATACATACTAGAAGATTTTCAAACGCATTTCTTTAATAAACCAAAAGAAGAAGTAGCTAAAAAATATGCCCGTAGAATCAATAATTATTTAGGTGAAAACCAAGTTGGAATTCAACATATTGAAGATTTACACGATTTAGGTTATATTCCAATGGTATTTAAAGCTTTGCCAGAAGGAGTTTCTGTACCTATTCGTACACCTATGTTCACGATGTACAATACAAAACCAGAATTCTTTTGGTTAACCAACTATTTTGAAACTTTATTATCAGCAGTGGTTTGGATGCCATGTAATTCGGCTACTATTGCGAAACAATACCGAAAAGTATTGGATAAATATGCTAATGAAACATCTTCGATCACCGAATTTGTAGATTGGCAAGCACACGATTTCTCTATGAGAGGAATGGCTGGAATTGAAGCAGCCGTAATTTCAGCAGCCGGACATTTATTGAGTTTCACAGGAACAGATACCATTCCAGCAATTGAATTTTTAGAAGAATATTATAATGCCAATTCAGATAAGGAATTAATAGGTGGTTCAGTAGCAGCAACTGAACATTCCGTTATGTGTATGGGAACAACTGAAGGAGAATATGACACTTTCAAAAGATTAATTTGTGAAGTCTATCCAAAAGGAATTGTTTCTATCGTTTCCGATACTTGGGATTTATGGAAAGTTTTGACGGATTATTTACCAAAACTAAAAGAAGAAATCGTAAGTAGAGAAGGAAAAGTAGTGATTCGACCTGATAGTGGTGACCCAATTCTAATTTTATGCGGAAATCCAAAAGGAAAATCCGAACAAGAACGAAAAGGAGTTGTAGAATTGCTTTGGGATACATTTGGAGGAACCACAAATGAAAAAGGCTATAAAGAGTTGATTCCACAAATTGGAGCGATTTATGGCGATAGTATTACAATTGAGAGAGCGACTCAAATTTGTGAAGAGTTAAAGAAAAAAGGATTTGCGTCTACCAATGTCGTTTTAGGAATTGGTTCGTTTACGTATCAATACAACACACGTGATACTTTTGGCTTTGCCATGAAAGCGACTTACGGAGAAGTAAACGGAGAAGGAAGAGCCATTTTTAAAGATCCCATTACAGATGACGGAACCAAAAAATCAGCGAAAGGCTTAATGAAAATCGATTTAATAAATGGAAATTATACCTTAACCGATAATGTTTCTTGGAATGAAGAACAACAAGGCGAAATGAAAGAAGTGTTCAGAGATGGGAAATTATTGATAGATCATCCTTTGGAAGATATTCGTAAAAGAGTGAGGTAA
- a CDS encoding YicC/YloC family endoribonuclease, which translates to MILSMTGFGKATKQLPNKKINVEIKSLNSKGLDLNVRMPSVYREMELGLRNEISQKLERGKIDFSLYIEATGEETSSKVNVPIVKGYINQMKAILPEADATELMKMAVRMPDALKTEREEIDENEWKEIMVIINEALENIQTFRKDEGLSLEKEFQLRISNIRNFMEQALALDPERVKNIKERLQNAIDELKVNVDENRFEQELIYYLEKLDITEEKVRLTNHLDYFLETLNGNEANGRKLGFITQEMGREINTMGSKSNHAEMQKLVVMMKDELEKIKEQVLNVL; encoded by the coding sequence ATGATACTATCTATGACTGGCTTTGGTAAAGCAACTAAACAATTACCAAACAAAAAGATTAATGTTGAAATAAAATCATTAAACAGTAAAGGGCTCGATTTAAATGTTCGAATGCCTTCTGTTTATAGAGAAATGGAATTAGGATTGCGAAACGAAATTTCTCAAAAACTAGAAAGAGGTAAAATCGATTTTTCATTATATATAGAAGCTACTGGAGAAGAGACTTCTTCTAAAGTTAATGTTCCTATTGTTAAAGGATACATTAATCAAATGAAAGCTATTTTACCCGAAGCTGATGCAACAGAATTAATGAAAATGGCAGTAAGAATGCCTGATGCTTTAAAAACGGAACGTGAAGAGATTGACGAAAATGAATGGAAAGAAATCATGGTAATTATCAATGAAGCTTTAGAGAACATTCAAACGTTTAGAAAAGATGAAGGGTTATCACTCGAAAAAGAATTTCAACTTCGAATTTCAAATATTCGCAATTTCATGGAGCAAGCGCTTGCTTTAGATCCTGAACGAGTAAAAAACATAAAAGAACGTTTGCAAAATGCTATTGACGAATTAAAAGTTAATGTAGATGAAAATCGCTTTGAGCAAGAATTAATTTACTACTTAGAAAAACTAGACATTACAGAAGAAAAAGTTCGTTTAACTAATCATTTAGATTATTTTTTAGAAACACTGAATGGAAATGAAGCTAATGGTAGAAAACTAGGGTTCATTACTCAAGAAATGGGAAGAGAAATCAATACTATGGGTTCGAAATCGAATCATGCTGAAATGCAAAAATTAGTAGTGATGATGAAAGACGAATTGGAAAAGATAAAAGAACAGGTTTTGAATGTATTATAA
- a CDS encoding YoaK family protein: MLRKYSNSRSLSDNIKLGTLTAFTAGMVNIGSLLLFFSFSSNVTGHYAILASEIVKGNYYQIAVVFSWVFLFFFGSFISNLIVIHYNQKNPYLAHSLPLILEIACLLAVGFYGDFFYKETLTETELLLALMLFAMGLQNGLTASISNFTVKTTHLTGTTTDLGILFSMFTKKEYRDNKALRGKAKLLFSIASSYLIGAVMAGFTYMSLRFKMFYVVSILLVIIIFYDLYKIRFKRFIHKRKYVKINWITVKT; this comes from the coding sequence ATGCTTAGGAAATACAGTAACAGTAGATCACTTTCTGATAACATAAAACTAGGGACATTAACTGCTTTTACAGCTGGAATGGTAAATATTGGTTCATTGCTTTTATTTTTTTCATTTTCTTCAAATGTAACAGGTCATTATGCTATTTTAGCTTCTGAAATTGTAAAAGGCAATTATTATCAAATTGCTGTAGTTTTTTCTTGGGTTTTTCTGTTCTTTTTTGGAAGTTTTATTTCAAACTTAATCGTCATTCATTACAATCAAAAGAATCCTTACCTTGCTCATTCTCTTCCTTTAATTTTAGAAATAGCTTGTTTGCTTGCGGTTGGTTTTTATGGAGATTTTTTTTACAAAGAAACACTTACTGAAACTGAATTACTTTTAGCATTAATGCTTTTTGCAATGGGTTTACAAAATGGTTTAACTGCAAGTATTTCAAATTTTACAGTAAAAACAACTCACTTAACAGGAACAACAACAGATTTAGGGATTCTATTTTCAATGTTCACGAAAAAAGAATACAGAGACAACAAAGCCTTAAGAGGAAAAGCTAAATTATTATTTTCAATTGCTAGTTCATACCTTATTGGTGCTGTAATGGCTGGTTTTACCTATATGTCCTTAAGATTTAAGATGTTCTATGTGGTAAGTATTTTACTTGTAATTATCATTTTTTATGATCTTTATAAGATACGTTTTAAACGTTTTATACATAAAAGAAAATATGTTAAAATAAATTGGATAACCGTAAAAACTTAA
- a CDS encoding sensor histidine kinase encodes MKRQSKNILLLLIPFLIVIFLFSIFIYNSVSKYSEDYLFKLLEARAFKVAKEQLDKENDEITSAVYDLSTAEKLPHQKDFFIPIKENNDFINESKKIGIPISFFKTVVDKGNAKFVDKKFLYKGIRYESNAENFIVITAAENYFEMNQAQNLIQTLLFAIGAAFLLLLYISFYYSKNIFKPITIITEKVKEISSENLYLRLNDNNTNDELNELARTFNQMLDRIETSFETQNNFISNASHELRTPLTAIIGEADVTLSKPRNRDEYIESLKIISQEAEKLDNKTKALLFLAQTGFNGKVQKFEKMRIDELIWDVKENLETLNSKNKIFVNIELLPENPIKLKVNGNKQLLHLALSNIISNGCKYSNFNTVTISIGASDDFIYIVIKDTGIGIPMNEIKYIYDPFFRASNTKNYEGYGIGLPLSRNIIRMHKGKLIVNSIENEGTTVQITLPTWQSLGL; translated from the coding sequence ATGAAAAGACAATCTAAAAATATACTATTATTACTCATTCCCTTTCTAATAGTAATTTTTCTTTTTAGCATTTTTATATACAATTCAGTATCTAAATATTCAGAAGATTATTTATTTAAATTATTAGAAGCTAGAGCTTTTAAAGTTGCTAAGGAGCAATTAGACAAGGAGAATGATGAAATCACTAGTGCTGTTTATGATTTGAGCACTGCTGAAAAACTCCCACATCAAAAAGATTTTTTTATTCCTATTAAAGAAAACAATGATTTCATTAACGAATCAAAGAAGATTGGTATTCCTATTTCTTTTTTTAAAACTGTTGTAGATAAAGGAAATGCCAAATTTGTTGATAAAAAATTCTTATACAAAGGCATTCGTTATGAATCAAATGCTGAAAATTTTATCGTAATCACAGCAGCTGAAAATTATTTTGAAATGAATCAAGCTCAAAACTTAATTCAAACGTTGCTTTTTGCTATTGGTGCTGCATTTTTACTTTTACTTTATATTTCATTTTATTATTCTAAAAATATTTTTAAACCAATAACCATTATTACTGAAAAAGTAAAAGAAATCAGTTCAGAAAATCTTTACTTACGATTGAATGATAATAATACCAATGATGAGTTAAACGAATTAGCCAGAACATTCAATCAAATGTTAGACAGAATTGAAACTTCATTTGAAACACAAAATAATTTTATCAGCAACGCATCTCATGAACTTAGGACTCCTCTAACAGCTATTATTGGCGAAGCCGATGTTACGCTTTCAAAGCCAAGAAATCGTGATGAATATATTGAATCCTTAAAAATTATATCGCAAGAAGCCGAAAAATTAGATAATAAGACTAAAGCTCTTTTATTTCTAGCCCAAACTGGATTTAATGGAAAGGTTCAAAAATTTGAAAAAATGCGAATTGATGAATTAATTTGGGATGTAAAAGAAAATCTAGAAACTCTAAATTCCAAAAATAAAATTTTTGTAAATATTGAACTTCTACCTGAAAATCCAATTAAATTAAAAGTCAATGGAAATAAACAATTGCTTCATCTTGCGTTGAGCAACATCATAAGCAATGGTTGTAAATATTCAAATTTTAATACTGTAACCATTTCAATTGGAGCTTCAGATGATTTTATTTATATAGTCATTAAAGATACTGGAATAGGTATTCCAATGAACGAAATAAAATACATTTACGATCCATTTTTCAGAGCTTCCAATACCAAAAACTACGAAGGATATGGAATTGGTCTTCCTTTATCACGAAACATCATACGAATGCACAAGGGAAAATTGATTGTAAACTCCATTGAGAATGAAGGCACTACAGTTCAAATAACATTACCTACATGGCAATCACTTGGACTTTAA
- the nadD gene encoding nicotinate (nicotinamide) nucleotide adenylyltransferase has protein sequence MKIGLYFGTFNPIHIGHLIIANHMAEHSDLDEIWMVVTPHNPHKKKSSLLDDYHRLHMVHLATEEYSHIKPSDIEFKLPQPNYTVHTLAHLQEKYPKYEFSLIMGEDNLNSLHKWKNYEVILQNHDIYVYPRLNSGEMDEQFVNHPKIHRIGAPVIELSSTFIRKNIKNGKNIIPILPPKVWKYIEHNLFYTK, from the coding sequence ATGAAAATCGGATTGTATTTTGGAACTTTTAACCCTATTCACATTGGTCATTTAATTATTGCCAATCACATGGCTGAACATTCGGATTTGGACGAAATATGGATGGTTGTTACACCTCATAATCCTCATAAAAAGAAAAGTTCACTTTTAGATGATTATCATCGTCTACACATGGTTCATTTGGCAACAGAAGAATATTCACATATAAAACCTTCTGATATTGAATTTAAGTTACCGCAACCTAATTATACCGTTCATACTTTAGCCCATTTGCAAGAGAAATATCCAAAATATGAATTCTCTTTAATCATGGGTGAAGACAATTTGAACTCGCTACACAAATGGAAAAACTACGAAGTGATTCTCCAAAATCATGACATTTATGTATATCCAAGATTAAATTCAGGTGAAATGGATGAGCAATTTGTAAATCATCCTAAAATTCATAGAATAGGTGCTCCAGTAATTGAATTGTCCTCTACTTTTATTAGAAAAAATATTAAAAATGGAAAAAATATTATTCCAATACTTCCTCCTAAAGTATGGAAATATATAGAACATAATTTGTTTTACACAAAATAA
- a CDS encoding response regulator transcription factor, producing the protein MKKILVVEDEVSVVSFIKKGLTEEGFEISIAFDGKSGLQLALDNSFDLIILDIMLPEINGLDVCKFIRQENQEVPILFLTALGTPENIVLGLENGADDYLVKPFKFIELVARIKSLLRRSKGNPKKDKNNDYTYSFNDLILDDYTKSVTRNGEEISLTSTEYKLLFFFMKNKNKVLSRFEILEAVWGIDYNLGTNVVDVYVNYLRKKIDTNQNEKIIHTVIGMGYVLKES; encoded by the coding sequence ATGAAAAAAATTCTTGTTGTAGAAGATGAAGTATCTGTAGTTTCGTTTATTAAAAAAGGACTCACTGAAGAAGGGTTTGAAATAAGTATCGCTTTTGATGGAAAATCTGGTCTTCAGTTGGCTTTAGACAATAGTTTTGATTTGATTATATTAGACATCATGTTACCCGAAATAAATGGATTAGATGTATGTAAATTTATTCGTCAGGAAAACCAAGAAGTTCCTATTCTATTTTTAACCGCTCTTGGAACTCCAGAAAATATCGTTCTAGGCCTAGAAAATGGTGCTGATGATTATTTGGTTAAACCTTTTAAATTTATAGAATTAGTTGCCCGAATTAAATCTTTATTGAGACGCTCAAAAGGAAATCCGAAAAAAGATAAAAACAACGATTACACCTATTCTTTTAATGACTTGATTTTAGATGATTATACCAAAAGCGTTACTCGCAATGGAGAAGAAATATCGCTAACCTCAACGGAATACAAATTACTTTTTTTCTTTATGAAAAACAAAAACAAAGTATTGTCTAGGTTTGAAATTCTCGAGGCTGTTTGGGGAATAGATTATAATTTAGGAACAAACGTTGTAGATGTTTATGTCAATTATCTTAGAAAAAAAATTGACACTAATCAAAACGAAAAAATAATCCATACAGTTATTGGAATGGGTTATGTTTTAAAAGAAAGCTAA
- a CDS encoding four helix bundle protein, producing the protein MSGIKSYKELLIWQKGIRIVVLVYKLTQNFPKEEVYALTSQIKRASISIPSNISEGFGRQTDKSFNHFLNISRGSLNELETQLILAKELGFNLDEKIFNEIMLLIEEESKMIHSFSKKLKE; encoded by the coding sequence ATGAGTGGCATTAAGTCTTATAAAGAATTACTTATTTGGCAAAAAGGCATTAGAATTGTTGTTCTAGTATATAAACTAACTCAGAATTTTCCCAAAGAAGAAGTTTATGCTTTGACAAGTCAGATAAAAAGGGCTAGTATTTCAATCCCTTCTAATATTTCGGAAGGATTCGGTCGTCAAACAGATAAATCATTTAATCATTTTTTGAATATTTCAAGAGGGTCTTTAAACGAATTAGAAACACAACTTATTCTTGCAAAAGAATTAGGATTTAATTTGGATGAAAAAATATTTAATGAAATTATGCTTTTGATTGAAGAAGAAAGTAAAATGATACATTCTTTTTCAAAAAAACTAAAAGAATAA